In the genome of Candidatus Methylomirabilota bacterium, the window CGCCCGCCGTCTCGTGGAGGGTGCGCGCCAGGCCGTCCCAGTCCGCGGAGCCCGACCGCACGGCCACGAAGGTGGCGACGTAGCCGAAGCCCTCGGTTCCGCCGAGGCCGTCGCGCGGCAAGCTGCCCGACAAGACCGATCGCTCGCGGAGGAGGAGTCCCGAGTCGTCGCGGACGGTCAGGCGGCTGTCGAGCAGGTCGAACCCCCACGTCTCGCCTCGCGCCGCCCGCCCGACGGCCCACGCGTCCAGGTGGAGCAACGTGGCATCGGGGCCCAGCGCGATCTCGGTGGACTGGCGGAGCCGCGCCCCCGGTGAGGGAATGACGTGATCGGGCAGCCACTCGAGCGTGGCCCCGCCGCCGATCTCGATCGCCACGTGCTGGACCGCGGGCGGCCCGGGGCTGCGGTACACCCGGGTGGCCGACGGCGTGGACAGGCACACCGCGCTGCCCGGGCCGAGCGCGATCTGCGTCTGCAGCCGATCGCCGGCGAGCAGGCCGCCGGTCGGGTTCAGGAGCAGGAGCGTGGCACCGCCGTCGCCCAGGTCCATGGGCTCGAGCGCCTGCAGCGGCAGCGTGAAGCGCCGCTCCCGGAGCACGGTGCGTCCGTCGCGCGCCTCGAAGGCCAGCCGCAGCCGTCCGTCGCGGCCGGTGCGATGCGGCGCCCCGGCCAGCCCGGCCGCGTCAGGACTGAAAGAGCAGGTCGCGCCGGATCCAGGAGACGATGGCATCGACGCCCTCACCGGCCCGAAGATTGGTGAAGACAAACGGTCGGCCTCCTCGCATGCGCGTGGCGTCGCGCTCCATGACCGCGAGATCCGCGCCGACGTAGGGCGCCAGATCGATCTTGTTGATCACGAGCAGATCCGACCGCATGATGCCGGGCCCGCCCTTTCGAGGAATCTTGTCACCTTGCGCCACGTCGATGACGTAGATGGTGGCGTCCACCAGCTCCGGGCTGAACGTCGCGGCCAGGTTGTCGCCGCCGCTCTCCACCAGCAGCAGGTCGAGCCCCGGGAAGCGGCGCTCGAGGCGGTGGACCGCCTCGAGATTGACCGAGGCATCCTCGCGGATGGCG includes:
- a CDS encoding urease accessory protein UreD, translating into MPSSPGSGATCSFSPDAAGLAGAPHRTGRDGRLRLAFEARDGRTVLRERRFTLPLQALEPMDLGDGGATLLLLNPTGGLLAGDRLQTQIALGPGSAVCLSTPSATRVYRSPGPPAVQHVAIEIGGGATLEWLPDHVIPSPGARLRQSTEIALGPDATLLHLDAWAVGRAARGETWGFDLLDSRLTVRDDSGLLLRERSVLSGSLPRDGLGGTEGFGYVATFVAVRSGSADWDGLARTLHETAGGVGADLRAGVTTLGRGGVIARLLCASAPALRSGVEALWTCCRRTLLAKGPLDLRKL
- the ureG gene encoding urease accessory protein UreG — its product is MTEAARASAPLPKPVKIGIGGPVGSGKTALVESLSRRLRDELDMAVITNDIYTQEDAEFLIRRGALPAERVVGVETGGCPHTAIREDASVNLEAVHRLERRFPGLDLLLVESGGDNLAATFSPELVDATIYVIDVAQGDKIPRKGGPGIMRSDLLVINKIDLAPYVGADLAVMERDATRMRGGRPFVFTNLRAGEGVDAIVSWIRRDLLFQS